A genome region from Prinia subflava isolate CZ2003 ecotype Zambia chromosome 12, Cam_Psub_1.2, whole genome shotgun sequence includes the following:
- the COPRS gene encoding coordinator of PRMT5 and differentiation stimulator, whose amino-acid sequence MAAATEAANSEGKQLPNNTETVIWEPRKEHLLQNIPNVPDGKCEESESASTSPNEGDVSGSTDEGWCNIYAYLDLWDSEVSDIPESSGHQDASEHEAEDWDKELEESTCGPYDADDLSCGSFEENNLFGSYVWKEDWFYNPGSYHAPCFVFPPRVRTVEKGQFDDADE is encoded by the exons ATGGCTGCTGCCACTGAGGCTGCAAACTCTGAGGGGAAACAGCTTCCTAATAATACAGAAACTGTGATCTGGGAGCCCAGAAAAG AACATTTGCTGCAGAATATTCCAAATGTTCCTGATGGCAAGTGTGAAGAAAGTGAATCTGCTTCTACCTCTCCCAATGAAGGCGATGTCAGTGGCTCTACTGATGAGGGCTGGTGCAATATATATGCTTACCTGGATCTGTGGGATAGTGAAGTTTCCGATATACCTGAGTCTTCAGGGCATCAGGATGCATCTGAGCATGAGGCAGAGGACTGGGATAAAGAGTTGGAGGAGTCCACATGTGGCCCTTATG aTGCTGACGATCTCTCCTGTGGAAGCTTTgaggaaaataatcttttcGGCTCCTATGTGTGGAAGGAGGATTGGTTTTACAACCCAGGCTCTTACCACGctccttgctttgttttcccacCACGAGTTAGAACAGTTGAGAAGGGCCAGTTTGATGATGCTGATGAATGA